A region from the Chitinophaga sp. Cy-1792 genome encodes:
- a CDS encoding M43 family zinc metalloprotease, translating into MRKILLILLSFAAINQLHAQRKCGTNDALQQMVKDRPYLATILQQNDTRLMQGQELQKMKVRTEATPQNVTIPVVVHIVTDNPGSITDAQVQSQIDVLNRDYTAANPDVSQVPAVWQPIIGNDHINFCLAQRNPDGEPTNGIVRVTTPVGQSFTIYNGTPDVKYNSTGGSDAWDPSKYLNIWVTNLAGSYLGVAAPPGMGYPREQEGVVILYTAFGTIGNVRAPYNLGRTATHEIGHYFGLKHIWGDDNGDCSIDDGIADTPLQGNYSFGCFTFPKLDLCSPTYPGIMFMNYMDYSDDGCMHLFTAGQVLRMRYVLENVVTSLMASDGCTPPVVYPNDTYIKAVNNPVGKICNNNITPTVVLRNKGTQPLTSANIVYQVTGGSLVIYKWTGNLASFTETTVTLPASKVPVGLYNIKAYTQLPNGQPDGNVSNDTAFNKFNYDAEVQLPLSEGFENDSFPPPGWAIRNPDKSFTWERARDVGHNSNASALMRNLGYNVNGQVDDLVSPVLDAMGHDSVFLFFDVAAAVYTNPAATGNVWDTLQVLSSTDCMENTQLLYTKWGPNLITHPTAIQTEYVPTNTEWRRDSVDLTAAVRKGKFQVAFRNISNSENNIYLDNINIVYRDVNEDLKKYGILVSPNPTNGMVWVTFYQVPDDLLQVSIYNALGQFIMSQPKASINSANRMTFNLVNEPNGVYFVKLIYRNRANTIKLMKVR; encoded by the coding sequence TTGCGCAAAATTTTACTGATTCTTCTATCCTTTGCCGCCATCAACCAATTGCACGCCCAGCGTAAATGTGGTACCAACGACGCCCTCCAGCAGATGGTGAAGGACCGCCCTTACCTCGCTACCATTTTACAGCAGAATGACACCCGGCTCATGCAGGGACAGGAACTGCAGAAAATGAAAGTCAGGACGGAAGCAACCCCTCAGAATGTAACCATTCCTGTTGTCGTTCATATCGTTACGGATAATCCCGGATCCATCACCGATGCACAGGTGCAATCACAGATTGATGTACTTAACCGCGACTATACCGCAGCCAACCCGGATGTCAGCCAGGTACCTGCTGTATGGCAGCCGATCATTGGGAACGATCATATCAATTTCTGCCTGGCACAGCGCAATCCGGATGGTGAACCCACCAACGGCATTGTCAGGGTGACGACTCCTGTTGGCCAGAGCTTTACCATTTATAACGGTACCCCCGATGTAAAATATAACAGCACCGGCGGGTCTGATGCCTGGGATCCATCTAAATACCTCAATATCTGGGTTACCAACCTCGCCGGCAGCTACCTGGGTGTTGCCGCACCTCCCGGTATGGGGTACCCCCGTGAACAGGAAGGCGTAGTAATCCTTTATACCGCTTTTGGGACCATCGGAAACGTTCGTGCACCCTATAACCTCGGACGCACTGCAACACACGAAATCGGGCATTATTTCGGCCTTAAACATATCTGGGGCGACGACAATGGCGACTGTTCCATCGACGACGGCATTGCCGACACTCCTTTGCAGGGAAATTACAGCTTTGGCTGCTTTACTTTCCCCAAACTCGATCTCTGCAGTCCCACCTATCCGGGTATCATGTTCATGAATTACATGGACTACTCCGATGACGGCTGTATGCACCTTTTTACCGCCGGACAGGTACTACGTATGCGTTATGTGCTGGAAAACGTGGTAACCAGTCTGATGGCTTCTGACGGCTGTACACCGCCGGTGGTATACCCCAACGACACGTATATCAAGGCGGTGAATAATCCGGTGGGCAAGATCTGTAACAATAATATCACCCCTACGGTGGTGCTGCGCAATAAAGGCACACAGCCACTCACATCTGCCAATATCGTCTACCAGGTAACCGGTGGCAGCCTGGTTATTTACAAATGGACCGGCAACCTCGCCAGCTTCACGGAAACGACGGTGACGCTGCCTGCCAGTAAGGTACCTGTGGGCCTGTATAACATAAAGGCATATACGCAGCTTCCAAACGGACAGCCGGACGGTAATGTCAGCAATGATACCGCCTTCAATAAATTCAATTACGATGCGGAAGTGCAGCTGCCACTGAGCGAAGGCTTTGAAAACGATAGCTTCCCTCCTCCGGGATGGGCTATACGTAACCCCGATAAGAGCTTTACCTGGGAAAGGGCCCGCGACGTCGGCCATAACAGCAATGCCTCTGCGCTGATGCGTAACCTGGGCTATAACGTCAACGGACAGGTGGACGACCTGGTTTCGCCGGTGCTCGACGCCATGGGGCATGATTCCGTATTCCTCTTCTTTGACGTGGCAGCAGCAGTATATACCAATCCTGCTGCTACCGGCAACGTCTGGGATACACTGCAGGTATTGTCCAGTACAGATTGTATGGAGAACACACAATTACTCTATACCAAATGGGGACCTAACCTGATTACGCACCCTACGGCTATCCAGACGGAATACGTTCCTACCAATACGGAATGGCGCCGGGATTCGGTGGATTTAACGGCTGCCGTACGTAAAGGAAAATTTCAGGTAGCCTTCAGAAATATTTCAAACTCAGAGAATAACATTTATTTAGATAATATAAATATTGTTTACAGAGATGTGAATGAAGACCTGAAGAAATACGGAATCCTGGTGAGTCCGAACCCTACCAACGGCATGGTTTGGGTTACTTTTTACCAGGTACCGGACGATCTTCTCCAGGTTTCCATCTACAATGCTTTGGGGCAGTTTATCATGAGTCAGCCTAAGGCAAGTATCAACAGTGCCAACCGCATGACCTTTAATTTGGTAAATGAGCCAAATGGTGTTTATTTTGTGAAATTAATTTACAGGAACAGGGCCAACACCATTAAATTAATGAAAGTAAGATGA
- the trxA gene encoding thioredoxin, whose protein sequence is MALEFTDANFQTDVLDSDKLTVVDFWAEWCGPCRAISPIIEELSKDYDGKVNIGKVNVDHNPQVSIDYGITSIPAILFIKDGKVVDKQVGAVPKAVLDKKIQANL, encoded by the coding sequence ATGGCTTTAGAATTCACTGATGCAAACTTCCAGACTGACGTGCTGGACTCTGACAAACTTACTGTTGTTGACTTCTGGGCAGAATGGTGTGGTCCTTGCCGTGCAATCAGCCCTATCATTGAAGAGCTTTCTAAAGATTACGATGGTAAAGTAAACATCGGTAAAGTAAACGTGGACCACAATCCACAGGTTTCTATCGACTACGGTATCACCAGCATCCCTGCCATCCTGTTCATTAAAGATGGTAAGGTAGTTGACAAACAGGTAGGCGCTGTTCCAAAAGCAGTACTGGACAAAAAAATCCAGGCAAACCTCTAA
- the mqnE gene encoding aminofutalosine synthase MqnE encodes MTMRQDYPAVEALLQHPALDPSLKTIGEKVLRQERLTPQDGLTLFEKGDIGFVGALANKVRERMHGDKTYFNRNFHIEPTNVCVFTCHFCSYSRLYKNREEGWELSIDQMLDIVKGYDNQPVTEVHIVGGVHPKMQLDFFVELIQKIRAHRPDLHIKGFTAVELDYMFRKAKVTVEEGMRILNEAGLQSMPGGGAEIFHPDVRAKICHDKVDADGWLAIHRAAHRQGMHTNATMLYGHVETFEHRVDHMERLRQLQDETGGFNTFIPLKFRNKGNDMSDIPETSVVEDLRLYAIARLYMDNFPHLKAYWPMLGRNTAQLTLSFGVNDLDGTIDDTTKIYSMAGAEEQNPSMNTAQLAMLIRQAGRRPVERDTVYNEIKDYTDVAFSDEELLTK; translated from the coding sequence ATGACGATGAGACAAGATTATCCTGCTGTAGAAGCACTGCTGCAGCATCCCGCACTGGATCCGTCGCTAAAGACAATCGGCGAGAAAGTATTAAGACAGGAAAGGCTCACACCGCAAGACGGTCTGACCTTATTCGAGAAAGGAGATATTGGATTTGTAGGCGCTTTAGCCAACAAGGTACGAGAGCGAATGCATGGCGACAAGACCTACTTCAACCGCAATTTCCATATTGAACCTACCAACGTCTGCGTATTTACCTGCCATTTCTGCTCCTATTCACGCCTCTACAAGAACCGTGAAGAAGGCTGGGAACTGAGCATAGACCAGATGCTGGACATCGTTAAAGGTTATGATAACCAACCTGTAACCGAAGTTCACATTGTAGGTGGCGTGCACCCTAAAATGCAGCTGGATTTCTTTGTGGAACTGATACAGAAAATCAGGGCACACCGTCCGGACCTGCATATCAAAGGCTTTACCGCGGTGGAACTGGATTACATGTTCCGCAAAGCGAAAGTAACCGTTGAAGAAGGGATGCGTATCCTCAACGAAGCAGGTTTACAGTCCATGCCTGGTGGCGGTGCTGAAATCTTCCATCCGGACGTTCGCGCCAAAATCTGCCATGATAAAGTAGACGCTGACGGATGGCTGGCCATTCACCGCGCTGCTCACAGGCAAGGCATGCATACCAACGCTACCATGCTGTATGGTCATGTAGAAACCTTCGAACACCGTGTAGATCATATGGAACGCCTGCGTCAGCTGCAGGACGAGACCGGTGGCTTCAATACTTTCATCCCGCTGAAATTCCGTAATAAGGGCAACGACATGTCTGATATTCCGGAAACATCTGTAGTGGAGGATTTACGCCTGTATGCCATCGCAAGACTCTACATGGATAACTTCCCTCACCTGAAGGCTTACTGGCCTATGCTGGGAAGAAATACCGCACAGCTCACCCTCTCCTTCGGTGTAAATGACCTGGATGGTACCATCGATGATACCACCAAAATTTACTCCATGGCAGGCGCGGAAGAACAAAACCCTTCCATGAATACTGCACAACTGGCCATGCTGATCAGACAGGCAGGCAGAAGACCAGTGGAAAGAGATACTGTTTACAACGAAATCAAAGACTATACTGATGTAGCTTTCTCTGATGAGGAACTGCTCACGAAATAA
- a CDS encoding co-chaperone YbbN → MISEISDFDFQSKVLHAKSDKLTIVIFWLEYCGPCKSLKNIMEYVADDYAEKVDIYKLNVDTEILAAARYKKYYPSLLYFKAGKNIHTDVGLLSRAEVEKKIKEFI, encoded by the coding sequence ATGATTTCAGAGATATCTGATTTTGATTTCCAATCTAAAGTGCTGCACGCTAAGTCCGATAAACTCACTATTGTTATTTTCTGGTTAGAATATTGTGGTCCATGCAAATCACTTAAAAATATCATGGAATATGTGGCAGATGATTACGCCGAAAAAGTAGATATATATAAATTAAATGTGGACACGGAGATCCTGGCGGCTGCACGTTACAAAAAATATTATCCGTCGCTCCTGTACTTCAAGGCTGGCAAGAATATTCACACAGATGTTGGCTTACTTTCAAGAGCAGAAGTGGAAAAGAAAATCAAGGAATTCATCTGA
- a CDS encoding NupC/NupG family nucleoside CNT transporter, with product MERFQGLVGIVLILGIAFLFSNNRSKINYRLVFSGIGLQILIGILVFKVPPVTFFFQKVGAAMGKLEQFARQGAAFVYGGIGVTQPPANSIADYAQGGFVFAFNVTATIILVCVLVAVLYHFGIMQRVVAVIARAMNYIMRVSGAEALSNVASAFVGQVEAQVMIRPYLSSMTKSELLASMSGSLACIAGGILVVYVNMGLQAGMDIAPFLITASLMAAPGALVIAKIVYPETEESQTMGRVKMEVKSNYTNVIDAISHGAGDGFKIAMNVIAMLIGFIAFIALINWGLIHIGHWFDPKFDLSLDWIFGKLFTPMAWAMGVPSGDVNSVATLLGQKLTINEFVAFKSLTTHSIPVMSAKGLAIVTIAIAGFANFSSVGMQIGGIGELAPERRSDLAKLGLKALLCGTLASYMSATIAGMLL from the coding sequence ATGGAACGCTTTCAGGGCTTGGTAGGCATTGTACTTATTCTGGGTATTGCCTTTTTATTTTCAAACAACAGGAGCAAGATCAATTACAGATTAGTTTTTAGTGGTATTGGGTTGCAGATTCTTATTGGTATTCTCGTGTTCAAAGTTCCACCAGTTACCTTTTTCTTTCAGAAAGTTGGCGCTGCTATGGGTAAACTGGAACAATTTGCGCGTCAGGGTGCAGCCTTCGTTTATGGAGGCATAGGCGTTACCCAGCCTCCTGCCAATTCTATTGCCGACTATGCACAGGGAGGATTTGTTTTTGCTTTCAACGTAACCGCCACTATCATCCTGGTATGTGTGCTGGTAGCAGTATTATATCACTTTGGGATTATGCAGCGTGTTGTTGCGGTTATTGCCCGCGCCATGAACTACATCATGCGTGTGAGTGGTGCCGAAGCGCTGAGTAATGTGGCGAGCGCCTTCGTTGGCCAGGTAGAAGCACAGGTAATGATTCGTCCTTACCTTTCTTCCATGACCAAAAGCGAATTGCTGGCTTCCATGAGTGGTTCCCTGGCATGTATTGCCGGTGGTATCCTGGTAGTATACGTAAACATGGGCTTACAGGCAGGTATGGATATCGCTCCTTTCCTGATCACGGCTAGTCTGATGGCTGCTCCGGGAGCATTGGTGATCGCCAAGATCGTTTATCCTGAAACGGAAGAAAGCCAGACCATGGGCCGCGTTAAAATGGAAGTTAAATCTAACTATACCAATGTAATCGATGCAATCTCCCACGGTGCCGGTGATGGTTTCAAAATTGCGATGAACGTAATTGCGATGCTGATCGGTTTCATTGCTTTCATTGCGCTGATCAATTGGGGCCTGATCCACATTGGCCACTGGTTCGATCCAAAATTTGATCTTAGCCTCGACTGGATTTTCGGTAAACTGTTCACGCCGATGGCATGGGCTATGGGTGTACCTTCCGGCGATGTAAATAGTGTAGCTACACTGCTCGGTCAGAAACTGACCATCAATGAGTTTGTGGCATTTAAGAGTCTGACCACGCATAGCATTCCTGTTATGTCGGCTAAGGGCCTGGCTATTGTGACGATCGCCATTGCTGGTTTTGCGAATTTCAGCAGTGTTGGTATGCAGATCGGTGGTATCGGTGAGCTGGCACCGGAAAGAAGAAGTGATCTGGCCAAGCTGGGGCTGAAAGCGCTGTTGTGTGGTACGCTGGCGTCTTATATGTCTGCGACGATTGCTGGTATGTTGCTTTAA
- a CDS encoding DUF192 domain-containing protein, whose product MQLHLKLLLLAALYTASCNSSPSQQQAADTTTAPAAAESIATSNGSAFKKQGTLAFVSKSGADTIRKIDIQLAQTDQQREDGLMYRRSMTDEQGMLFIFPDMEERSFWMKNTYISLDIIYIDDKMEIVSVQKYATPLSEQSLPSFKKAQYVLEVNGGFVDKYHIAYGDKIAYTKD is encoded by the coding sequence ATGCAACTACACCTGAAACTCCTATTGCTTGCGGCTTTATATACCGCAAGTTGTAATTCGTCTCCCAGCCAGCAACAGGCAGCAGACACCACGACTGCGCCGGCAGCAGCTGAATCAATAGCAACCAGCAATGGCAGTGCCTTTAAAAAACAGGGAACACTAGCCTTTGTCAGTAAATCCGGAGCGGATACCATCCGTAAAATTGATATCCAGCTGGCACAGACAGATCAGCAAAGAGAAGATGGTCTGATGTACAGGAGATCAATGACAGATGAACAGGGTATGTTGTTTATCTTCCCGGATATGGAAGAAAGATCTTTCTGGATGAAGAATACTTATATCTCCCTTGATATCATTTATATAGATGATAAAATGGAAATTGTATCTGTTCAGAAATATGCGACTCCTTTATCCGAACAAAGCCTTCCTTCTTTCAAAAAAGCACAGTATGTGCTGGAAGTAAATGGTGGGTTTGTAGATAAATACCATATTGCCTACGGTGATAAGATTGCATATACGAAAGATTAA
- the trxA gene encoding thioredoxin, whose amino-acid sequence MIVELTDRNFDTEIYNFDGLTIVNFMAEWCGPCHMLSPMFEELAETYKNQIKVGKLDIDKHSGVAARFQISGIPTTVILKNGKVIYTKVGIAKKADLEKKIETHI is encoded by the coding sequence ATGATCGTAGAATTAACTGACAGGAACTTTGATACCGAAATCTATAATTTCGACGGACTAACAATTGTTAATTTCATGGCCGAATGGTGTGGCCCCTGCCATATGCTTAGTCCAATGTTTGAAGAACTTGCTGAAACTTACAAAAATCAGATAAAGGTCGGTAAATTAGATATAGATAAACATTCAGGGGTAGCTGCCAGATTCCAGATTTCCGGTATCCCGACAACCGTTATCCTCAAAAATGGCAAGGTTATTTATACGAAGGTTGGTATTGCTAAAAAAGCCGATCTGGAAAAAAAAATCGAGACACACATCTGA
- a CDS encoding c-type cytochrome gives MNRKYYLIFSTLMIAFIASCHQNHSTSATSTEDTTEAPVLDAKAAIGKMKTDKDLEVQLVAAEPMVVAPVAMTFDISGRMWVAEMMGYMPDTLGTGEDKPDGKIVILTDKNGDGVMDERTVFLDSLVLPRALCLVDSGILVATPPMLWYYEIHDDKPGKRTLVDDQYAAGGNVEHQPNGLYRALDNWIYSAKSDRRYRRINGKWVKEMTHFRGQWGISQDDDGRLFYNNNSQNLLGDYFAPGLGANNPHQQKAAGFDEKIVKDNRVYPIRPNRGVNRGYVKGVLDSTGRLVEFTAACGPLIYRAGHLGLEYYGNAFVAEPAANLIKRNILKDSGLIVTGEQSSHNSEFLASTDERFRPVNLYTGTDGALYILDMYRGIIQHKSYLTSYLKQQIATRKLTLPLNCGRIYRVIKKGEQPQKMLMRPTPNKLVASLHDNNGVIRDLAQQQLVDRNMQEAVPALREMLKDTLQLLGLRHALWTLEGLHQLKLEDITFLLATNEPICHMQAMAALPAVMTPANSKQANAIIDSLLHQENTVAYAAWLLPDVARYNKSAAATMEDYLVKTYAGNRYVAAAIVNNATNREAAILKSLDAAKADTASFLYKGLKATLEDMQSAAVAKKMEALELTYPKGHDIFTTLCQTCHGKKGNGIASMAPPLNESNWVNGEKEHLISIVLYGLTGPVKVQNKIYQAPEISGDMPGIGGTGEYSNEDIAQLISYIRNAWKNNAEKVTVNDIIKVREKNSGRQKPFTAAELTQ, from the coding sequence ATGAATCGCAAGTACTATCTGATTTTTTCCACGTTAATGATAGCCTTCATTGCCAGCTGTCACCAAAATCATTCTACTTCCGCTACCAGTACGGAAGATACCACCGAAGCGCCTGTGCTGGATGCAAAGGCGGCGATAGGGAAAATGAAAACCGATAAGGACCTGGAAGTGCAGCTGGTAGCCGCCGAACCAATGGTGGTAGCCCCGGTGGCCATGACCTTCGATATCAGCGGCCGCATGTGGGTGGCCGAAATGATGGGCTATATGCCGGATACACTTGGTACCGGAGAAGATAAGCCAGATGGCAAAATCGTAATACTTACGGATAAGAACGGCGATGGTGTCATGGATGAACGTACCGTTTTCCTCGATTCACTGGTGCTGCCAAGAGCGCTCTGTCTTGTAGACAGCGGCATCCTCGTAGCCACACCGCCCATGCTCTGGTATTATGAAATACATGATGACAAGCCTGGTAAACGTACCCTCGTAGACGACCAATACGCCGCCGGCGGAAATGTGGAACACCAGCCCAATGGCCTTTACAGAGCCCTCGATAACTGGATTTACAGTGCGAAGTCGGACCGCCGCTACCGCAGGATCAACGGCAAATGGGTGAAAGAAATGACCCATTTCCGCGGACAATGGGGGATCTCCCAGGACGACGACGGAAGGCTCTTCTATAATAATAACTCGCAGAACCTGCTGGGCGACTACTTCGCACCGGGACTCGGTGCCAACAACCCCCACCAGCAGAAAGCGGCAGGTTTTGATGAAAAGATCGTAAAAGATAACCGTGTATACCCGATACGCCCCAACAGAGGTGTCAATAGGGGATATGTGAAAGGCGTGCTTGACAGTACTGGCAGACTGGTAGAATTTACCGCTGCCTGCGGCCCGCTGATTTACCGTGCCGGACACCTGGGACTTGAATACTATGGCAATGCCTTCGTGGCAGAACCCGCCGCTAACCTGATCAAACGTAATATATTGAAAGACAGCGGCTTGATCGTTACTGGTGAACAATCATCCCATAATAGTGAGTTCCTGGCCAGCACAGATGAACGCTTCCGCCCGGTAAACCTCTATACCGGCACCGACGGCGCCCTTTACATATTAGATATGTACCGGGGGATCATCCAGCATAAATCTTATCTCACCAGCTATCTCAAACAACAGATTGCTACCCGCAAACTGACACTACCCCTCAATTGCGGCCGTATCTACCGGGTAATAAAAAAAGGTGAACAACCGCAGAAAATGCTGATGCGCCCAACGCCCAATAAACTGGTAGCTTCCCTGCACGACAATAACGGCGTGATCCGCGACCTGGCCCAGCAGCAGCTGGTAGACAGGAACATGCAGGAAGCAGTACCTGCGCTCCGGGAAATGCTGAAAGACACCTTACAATTGCTGGGGCTACGTCATGCACTGTGGACGCTCGAAGGCCTGCATCAGCTGAAACTGGAGGATATCACCTTTCTGCTGGCCACCAACGAACCAATTTGCCATATGCAGGCAATGGCAGCGCTGCCGGCAGTGATGACTCCCGCAAACAGCAAGCAGGCAAATGCCATTATTGATAGTCTGCTGCACCAGGAAAATACAGTGGCCTATGCGGCCTGGTTGTTACCTGATGTAGCCAGGTATAATAAGTCTGCCGCAGCTACCATGGAGGATTACCTGGTAAAAACGTATGCAGGTAACCGTTATGTAGCTGCTGCTATTGTTAACAACGCCACTAACAGGGAAGCGGCTATACTCAAATCGCTGGATGCCGCAAAGGCAGATACCGCATCATTCCTGTATAAAGGCCTGAAGGCTACCCTTGAAGATATGCAGAGCGCTGCAGTGGCAAAGAAAATGGAGGCGCTCGAACTGACCTATCCTAAAGGCCATGATATCTTCACTACACTCTGCCAGACCTGCCACGGCAAAAAAGGCAATGGTATTGCTTCTATGGCGCCGCCACTGAATGAAAGCAACTGGGTAAACGGTGAAAAGGAACACCTGATCAGCATCGTGCTTTATGGACTCACAGGCCCGGTGAAAGTGCAGAACAAAATATACCAGGCACCTGAGATCAGCGGAGATATGCCAGGAATAGGTGGTACAGGAGAATATAGTAATGAAGATATTGCACAGCTGATATCCTATATCAGAAATGCATGGAAAAATAACGCAGAGAAAGTAACTGTTAATGATATTATAAAAGTGAGAGAGAAGAATAGCGGCAGACAAAAGCCATTTACTGCCGCCGAGCTAACGCAGTAA
- a CDS encoding DUF4259 domain-containing protein, whose product MGAWGTRNFENDGSQDWVFDLIENKDGGLVTDTLARIINNHEKLEVSDCEEGLAAAETVAALVGRPSEDYPEDPMEKLDILNLIGTKALRNQAISAVNKILNDSEMKKYWDEQGELGSWQNVQAGLVKRLEI is encoded by the coding sequence ATGGGCGCATGGGGTACCAGGAATTTTGAAAACGATGGTTCTCAGGATTGGGTTTTTGACTTGATAGAAAACAAAGATGGTGGTCTTGTTACAGACACGCTGGCACGCATTATTAACAACCACGAAAAATTAGAAGTTAGTGATTGCGAAGAAGGATTGGCAGCAGCAGAAACAGTAGCTGCACTGGTTGGCCGTCCGAGCGAAGATTACCCGGAAGATCCAATGGAAAAACTGGATATTCTGAACCTTATCGGTACAAAAGCCTTAAGAAATCAGGCTATTTCAGCTGTCAACAAAATCCTGAACGACTCTGAAATGAAGAAATACTGGGATGAACAAGGTGAACTTGGCTCCTGGCAAAATGTTCAGGCTGGCCTGGTGAAAAGATTAGAAATCTAA
- a CDS encoding FMN-binding glutamate synthase family protein: protein MNHRIARWAVYALCLILDISVAVGIYRGYITGWVLLPVAVGLTVLTLYDRFQGKHALLRNYPALGRLRYLLENIRPEMRQYFFESDTDGRPFSRRQRSVVYQRAKDVKQTVAFGALADMYEPGYEWASHTAFPVKVKPEALRVNIGNEQCSQPYNASLLNISAMSYGALSKTAILSLNGGAQLGEFAHNTGEGGISPYHLENGGALIWQVGTGYFGCRDEHGNFSPAEFAASSAAPSVKMIELKLSQGAKPGKGGVLPAAKNTPEIAAIRKVKPGVSVLSPAAHTAFSNEYEMLAFLQQLRTLSGGKPVGFKLCVGRADEFERICTAMINTNIFPDFITVDGAEGGTGAAPLEFTDSIGMPLYDALAMVVNMLKHYGLKKHIRILASGKIITGFDIMKVLALGADAAYSARGMMLALGCIQALQCDSGSCPVGVATQDPTLYRGVNVTDKRERVANFHRNTIYALAELMGACGFTNAEKVAPEAMFRRVTRTDIRSYAEIYGPRLSKTGAPLYPEHIAHN, encoded by the coding sequence ATGAATCATCGGATAGCACGATGGGCGGTTTATGCTTTATGCCTCATTTTAGACATTAGTGTAGCGGTAGGAATTTACAGAGGTTACATCACAGGATGGGTCTTATTACCGGTTGCAGTAGGATTAACGGTGCTGACGTTATATGATCGTTTCCAGGGTAAGCATGCCTTGTTACGTAACTATCCGGCATTGGGAAGACTACGTTACCTGTTGGAAAATATCCGTCCTGAAATGCGTCAGTATTTCTTTGAGTCAGATACCGACGGGCGTCCTTTCAGCCGTCGTCAGCGTTCAGTAGTGTACCAGCGTGCAAAAGACGTAAAGCAGACTGTTGCTTTCGGTGCATTGGCTGATATGTACGAGCCTGGCTATGAGTGGGCTTCTCACACTGCTTTTCCAGTAAAGGTAAAACCGGAAGCACTGCGTGTAAACATTGGTAATGAGCAGTGTTCCCAACCATATAATGCAAGTTTACTCAACATCAGCGCGATGTCTTATGGTGCGCTGAGTAAAACGGCGATCCTGTCGCTCAATGGTGGTGCACAACTCGGCGAGTTTGCGCATAACACCGGCGAGGGTGGTATCAGTCCGTATCACCTGGAAAATGGTGGTGCGCTGATCTGGCAGGTAGGTACCGGTTATTTCGGTTGCCGTGATGAGCACGGAAACTTTTCTCCGGCTGAGTTTGCGGCTTCGTCTGCGGCTCCTTCTGTGAAAATGATTGAGCTGAAGCTGAGTCAGGGTGCTAAGCCTGGTAAAGGTGGGGTACTTCCTGCGGCTAAAAATACGCCTGAAATTGCGGCTATCCGTAAGGTGAAGCCAGGTGTAAGCGTATTATCTCCTGCTGCGCATACCGCGTTTAGCAATGAGTATGAAATGCTGGCATTCCTGCAGCAATTAAGAACGCTTTCCGGTGGTAAACCAGTAGGTTTTAAATTGTGTGTAGGCCGTGCAGATGAATTTGAGCGTATTTGTACCGCTATGATCAATACGAACATTTTCCCTGACTTCATCACCGTAGATGGTGCAGAAGGTGGTACGGGTGCGGCTCCGCTGGAGTTCACCGACTCCATCGGTATGCCTTTATACGATGCACTGGCGATGGTAGTGAATATGTTGAAACACTACGGTCTGAAGAAGCATATCCGTATCCTGGCGAGTGGTAAGATCATTACAGGTTTCGATATTATGAAAGTATTGGCGCTGGGTGCTGATGCGGCTTACAGTGCACGTGGTATGATGCTGGCACTGGGTTGTATCCAGGCGTTGCAGTGCGACAGCGGTAGCTGTCCGGTGGGTGTGGCTACACAGGACCCAACCCTGTACCGTGGTGTAAACGTAACAGACAAACGTGAGCGTGTTGCCAACTTCCATAGAAATACCATCTATGCACTGGCTGAACTGATGGGTGCCTGCGGCTTCACGAATGCGGAGAAGGTGGCGCCTGAAGCAATGTTCCGTCGTGTAACCAGAACGGATATCCGTTCCTATGCTGAGATCTATGGCCCACGCCTGAGCAAAACAGGTGCGCCGTTATATCCTGAGCATATTGCGCATAACTAA